The nucleotide sequence GGCGTAAACGAGGCGGGGCTGGCGGCGCATTTATTGTGGCTCGCAGAGTCGGGTTACGGCGAGCGGGATGCGTCACGGCCAGCGCTGGCGGTGTCGCTGTGGGCGCAATTGTTTCTCGACACCTGTGCGACTGTTGAAGAATGTCTGAAACTCATGGAGGAGCACAACTTTCAGATTCGGTCATTAATCGAGCCACGCTCGCAGCTCGAGGCTACGGTCCATCTTGCGCTCGACGATCGGAATGGGGACTCCGCGATCGTCCAATACGTTGACGGTGCCGCGCACGTCTATCACGACCGCGCGCACACCGTCATGACGAACTCTCCCACGTTTGACGAGCAACTGCGTTTGCGGAACCGGTACGAAGGGTTCGGCGGCACCGAACCATTGCCGGGGACGACCGAAGCTGCCGACCGGTTTGTGCGCGCAAGCTACTACCTCGACCGGCTGCCGCCCGCTGAAACACGTCCCCGCGCCTATGCTGCACTACTCAGTGTGATGCGCAACGCCGCACAGCCATTCGGTGAACCGGACCCGCTGCGCCCCAACATATCCGCAACGATATGGCGCACCCTCGCCGACCTCACCGAGGGTGTTTATCTGTTCGAGTCGTCCTTCAGCCCGAACATTGTGTGGACGAAGCTTGAAGAAATCGATTTCACCACCTGGCAGAAGCTCGATCTCTCGGAAGATGGGCTGATCGGAAACATTACGCCTGCATTCAAGCGGGAGCAGGCGCTGGAGTTCACCATAAATTGAAGTCACGCACTGACTGATTTTGAGTTCTGAGGAGAGTGGATCGCTGATGATTGAGTTGTCCGTAGGCGTCTCAGCAGAGGCGGGAAGTCCGTTTAGACTCGACGCGTCTCGCTTCAATCGGCACACGTTCTGGTGCGGGCAGAGCGGCTCAGGAAAAACCTACGCGCTCGGGGTCATCCTGGAACGGCTCATGATGCAGACATCGCTTCCGCTGCTCATTTTTGACCCCAACGCCGATTTTGTCTCTTTTGGCAAGCCGCGCGCCGACGCTCCGGCCGAGGTCGCCGATCGGCTACGTGACGCGGATGTGCGGGTCTTCCGTCCTCGAGGGGAGGCCTACCAGCGTCTGACGGTGCGGTTCGTCGACATGGATCTTGCGTCCCGCGCCGCAGTGCTGCGGCTTGATCCGATTCTCGATGCCGAAGAGTACAACGTGCTCGTCCGGATGGAGAGCGAGATAGGGGCAGCTGGTGTCGATGCGCTGATTGAACGGCTCCGGGTGGCGCCAGCCCCCGGTGCCCGGAAGTTGTTGTTGAGACTCGAAAACCTCCAGGTACTGCAATGGGACGTGTGGGCCTACGGCGGGCGCGGCGTAGAGGATGTTGTCGATGAGCGGCCCGACGCGACGGTGCTGGACCTGGGCGGGTTCAAGACCTCAGACGAGTCGGCCGCTGCAGCTCTCGCAGTGCTCGATCAACTTTGGTCGAAGCGCGAG is from Hoyosella subflava DQS3-9A1 and encodes:
- a CDS encoding linear amide C-N hydrolase, with the protein product MCTRALWAASGHGVLVGRNMDWREEMDTNLWVSPRGVQRVGHGADANPLTWTAGYGSVVATVWDMAASDGVNEAGLAAHLLWLAESGYGERDASRPALAVSLWAQLFLDTCATVEECLKLMEEHNFQIRSLIEPRSQLEATVHLALDDRNGDSAIVQYVDGAAHVYHDRAHTVMTNSPTFDEQLRLRNRYEGFGGTEPLPGTTEAADRFVRASYYLDRLPPAETRPRAYAALLSVMRNAAQPFGEPDPLRPNISATIWRTLADLTEGVYLFESSFSPNIVWTKLEEIDFTTWQKLDLSEDGLIGNITPAFKREQALEFTIN
- a CDS encoding ATP-binding protein, whose product is MIELSVGVSAEAGSPFRLDASRFNRHTFWCGQSGSGKTYALGVILERLMMQTSLPLLIFDPNADFVSFGKPRADAPAEVADRLRDADVRVFRPRGEAYQRLTVRFVDMDLASRAAVLRLDPILDAEEYNVLVRMESEIGAAGVDALIERLRVAPAPGARKLLLRLENLQVLQWDVWAYGGRGVEDVVDERPDATVLDLGGFKTSDESAAAALAVLDQLWSKREERRPILMVIDEAHNLCPQSPVSPAQQALCERIIQIAAEGRKFGLWLLLSTQRPSKIHAQVLSQCDNLCLMKLNSRKDLAEIADFFGTVPEALLGQAPILRKGQAILAGGFAPEPAIVQVASRFTLEGGTDVRVPPRHDGASVESLA